The DNA window TGGTGTTGCCTTGTCTACATGAAGGTGAGTTTCTCTCAGCAACATCCTCATCCTTTCTGCTGGATGGTGAAAGCCTTGGTGAAGCACAGAGGTGGCCACAAGATCCTGTGTGCAGTGGGGTGGGCTGCAAGTTTTGGTGAAGGTTGTCACTTCTAGGGATGCTGCAAAGGGCACCCCCTACTCCAGGCCTTGCCTCAGTGATGCTCAGAAACCAGGGAACCACCTTCCCAGGATCCTGTGAGCAAGCCAGCCCATGTGTGGAAAACCTGAGCAGAAAGCACTGGGTTGGGGCCTGCAGACAAAGCAAcgagaggggagaggagagagaggagagaggagaagggagagggaagcacAGTGCAGCCAACAGTCATCTGCCATCTGCAGCTGCCCTGTGAGGTAATGCCTCATGCTAAGTTAAACTATGTCAggagccacagcagctcctgagaaCAGCAAACCTTTCCCAGATGGAGatgtcctgtgctgctgcatcagCCTTCCCAGCAAGAAAGAAGATGAGTGACCTTcttgctgccagctggggtgCAACCAGCCACTCCCTCACTCCTGCTCTCTTGCTGCTGGAACTTCATTTTAGGGAGCAGAAAGGCAATAACCAACTCAGCCCTTGCTGTGAGCTCCTGAGGTCTGAGACACACAGCTGTGGTGTAATTGCTCTGTTGCCTTCCTTCATTCCACTCCTCTCCCCTGCTTGAAAGTGGCATCCTCATCCACAGCAGTTATCCATGGTGCTTCCAGTCGAATGATGCTCAGGGAGCAAGGGATAAGCAGACACCCAGTGGGACCTGGAGGTTGGGAAcccccagagcacagcactggtGAGAAAAGCATCTGCAAAGGGGAGGCTGCACTTTTCCTGGGGGTCACATTGTCTCCTGGTAGTCCCTGAGGCTGCAAATGAGGGTTCACCACTCCATGGAGAGGAGCCACGGTGGAGCAGCAACCGGCCGTGGTACTTGTGGGCACATGTGGCTGCAGGGCCACAGATGGGCAGCCCTGACCCACCTCCTCAAAAATCCAGGCTCAGAAACCCTCCTAATggcagttttcctttccccagcacCCAAAAGGAGGTCAGGCAGACCGGAGCAGCCAGCCTGAGCatgcagagggagcaggatcCCGGTTCTTGGCTGCATCTCCTGCACAGACACCAGCGAGCAGGATTTTCTGCCAACTCAAGCGATGGAAGCAGCGAATAACCCTGGCATGCCcaggctctgcacagcccaACTGTCGGCCAGCTGCCTGTTCCTGGGAGGCTGCAGTGCCATAGGCAGAGAGCATTTTCTTACTGtaatcaagaaaagaaattgtgcCGATCGGAGCAGCTGAATGGCAGCCAAATCTGCTTCTCGGCGGCTTTTCTACACTCTGTATTCATGTATTTGGCATGAGTAGCTCTGCATTGAGGTAATTCATTAATGCTCAACCAAAAATGTGTTTATGGGAGTCTTGAAATAGTTGGTAGAAGTGTAAGACTTTCCTTCCTAAAAGCCTGGGCTCTCTCTGTGATGGGAACCGGGTATTAAAGCATCGAGTGCTGCTGCAATCAGCTGCCAGGGAAGCGACTCCAGGCAGCGTGTGTGCACTGCACGCTCCAGCACGCTCAGATCCCCTTGTGCCGAAGCCTTTCCCTGGATTTAGTCAGGCCATAAGCACCGTGGGTGGGATTTGCAACAGCTCGGCTCATGCTTAGGGTGTGGGTGCTTCACCCCGGGTTTCACAGAGAGCAGGTTGGAGAGCAAACACAGGGTGATGTGGCTGGAAGTGTGGCACCCTGAGCTGGTGGGACCATCACCAGAGAGTCAGGGCTCTACCAGGAGCGGCTGTGGCAGGGcaaaggcaggggaaggggaggcaggACAGCCCTGGTGACGACCAAGGACTCTGGCCATCGCCCAGGAGGCTGTggcagctgtgcctgtgtggaGCGAACAGCTTTTTCAGGTTAGCTGTGGGTTTCACTGCTTGCACAATGGGTATCGCTGTTGTCGTTCCAGTTATAATCCTGTATAAACAAGGCTGACCTCTGGTTATtgaaaagagctgaaaataaagacaactTTCTCCGCTTCCTCGGATGCGGTGTCTGATTGCCAGGCTTGGCCGGCACAATCCTCACCGTGCTCCCGGCTCAGCTCCCATGGCTGTTGGGGACCTGCCAGCGTGGttggcagcagggcagagcagcagtgagcacCTGAGCAGAAAGCCACTGTGGCCCAGGACACCTTCCCTCTGTCCCCGGTGCCCTTCACTTGTCAGAGGGAGCTGGAAGCCAAGAGAAAGAGCAAGtgagcagaaaacagctgagCCAGATATTCCCTGGACTGGGACTGGCACAGCCACCCACTCTACCCCACTTGGTGACGGTCTGGTCCCtgtctggggacagggaggacaTGTCACCCTTGCACAGGAACatggctgcagccccaggatgCTCCTCACACGGATGCTGAACCGTGTCTGCTGGCGCCCAGCAGCCCCCGGCTGCCTCGCTTGGTGCTTTCCAGCTCCGCCTGACCCACTGAACTATTTGTGCCCGAGGAAACCGGGTGCTGAGCTGGGccctggagaaagggaggctCCAGTGAACACAGCATTTCCCAGCGGATGACTTCAGCCTCCCGGCAGGgctcacacacagccccagcccggAGTCCTTTGCTCTCCAGGAAGTGCCTTTCTTTGGGAAGCCTTTGTTCCAgcaaggctggagcagccccagccccaggggagcCCACAGGACCTACTGACACGGGGGCACCTCTtggggcactggggcagccaCCAGCCTGGGCAGCCCTGCACAAGTCCCCCAAATTCCCTACTCCCCTCAGCCACCCCTTATCTCTTTTGGGATGAGGAAGCAGGTGCAGGTGTAGGTCACATCCATCCCACCTGGCTGCACTGCTCAGCGTACCTGTGCAGTGTGGCCTAGCAATAATTATTAGCTATAATTAATAACAGATCTCTTCCTGTGAAACATCTCATTCGTCTAGTCAGACACACCACAGCACCAGCCACACACTAGTGGTAATTTTGTGGTGATTAATTAACAGCGTGAACACATCTACAGGTGAGGCTGGTCCATGTGAGCAAGTcaaggcagtgctgggcaccaCAGGAGGGTACAGCACCTGCACCCAGGCACCAGGCCCAGGGACTCATCCTACCCCTGTCCCATCACCTGTGCCCCTTGTGACCTGTGCCCTCTGCAAAATGAGGATAAAAAACAATTTTCCCATCACAGTTTgtgtccttgctgctgctgtgatgcAGGGTCCTGCCACCATCCACCTGCCACCTCTGTTATCTGGATGCAAATTTTGAGGGTAAATCCCTTGGATTTGGttgcacagccccagcctggggctTCTGCACCAACGTGCAGCCATCGGCAACAGAAACAACCATCAGGCTCAGCTGGCAATTCTCACTTTTCCCTTCTTGCCatccccaccagccccactTTGAGCCCCCAGATCCCCAACAACCCTTAGGATCGTCCAGACGGTGCCACATCTATTTTTAGGCTGGTGGGAGCTCAGTGTTGGacctggctgggagctgggaggaatAACCGGGAGCGAGCGGGCAGGCTGGGGGCGGGGAGGGAAAACGCCTTTGTGCTGGGGAGCCGTCCCGCCACGCTTCCTCTGCTAGgtgtggtgctgggctgtgtgggaTGCTAGGAAGGGAAACCAGAGGCCGGGGTGGGGTCAGCCAGCTGCCAGCTCAATAAAactgaggagggaaagaaaaaaaaaattgaactaaAGAATACTCAACTCCTGAGAGCTGTGTGCCGGACTGGGGTCGGGCTCAACCCACTCCAAGGCCACTGAGGAGGGTGGGGGACAGGTCACTCTGCTGGCATGCACTgatcctggccctgcccagagATGTCCAGAGATTCCTCCCTGGTCACTGCTGCAGATGCAGCTGGTGAGGAGCCAGTGAGTTGACACATCCCTCGTTGCATCCCCGTGGGTAgcagggggaaaggagggaggttATATGTCCATCTCTCTCCCAAGAAAAGCTGTGCTGGACACAGACCCTGCAACTTCACCCCCCACCTGGCTGGCTGAGAGGGGTGGCATTGTCCATGATGGTAGGCAGCACACCCCCTCCATGCCCCTCACAGGCTGGGTCAGCTATTTTTTGCGTGCTTTGCACCCAGGTATTTTTGGGTGCTTTACATGCTGCTCCATTCCCCTGAcagctctccttcccctctttctcccctGTTTTGCATCCTCCAAAAACCATGCCACTCACCATGGCTCTTCCCCccattcctctttttcctttctattcattccttttttttctttcttccattttttcccttttttttttttttccttaatgatGCAGCACCAACAGCAAATGCGGGCATGAGAAGCATCCCTACTGCAAGGCTGGGTTTGCAGGCCCAGTGTGAGGCTGGGTTTCACGTGTGCTTGGAGGTCAAAATGCCCAGCTTTTCTCCATGGGTAGAGAAGGTTCTAAACTACCCCATtgcaacagcagcactgccctgatcccagcccctgctcagggAGAGCATCCCATGGGGAGGaggcccaggctggagcagctgcacagagagCATGGAGAGCAAGAggctctgcctgcccctgccTCATATCCAGGGCAAGCAAATCGGAGCTGTCCCCACTCCCACCTTGCTACAGCTCAGCCCCACCACATCCCAAATGTCAACTGGTGGCACTGATTCcaatcccagctctggggcagtTCTGAGCCCACCCGGAGGCCGAGGATGCTGCCAGGGCCATGGGGGAGGTCGTGGAGAGGATGTGACCAGGGAAAGCAGGACATGCTTGGCTGAAGCCTGGGAGAAGGGCCAGGATCCGCGTCAGGATGATGTTCCTGGGACATCCCTAGCAGCTGCTCAGACTGACTGCCCCAAAGGCTGCTCTCACTTCACCCCACAAGCAGCCACAGGTCTCAGCCTGaggacccccagctcccccaaaacccaccttGCTACTCCTGTGGCAGGGGTGAAGAACCAAAGCCTCCAGGGGCTCAGcactggaggcagcaggggctgctcctctggCATGGCAGTGCTGTGGCTCCCTCTGGATGAGGGAGAGCGGACAGGAGGCTCCTTGAAGCTACATGGGCTCTCCCATGGACTGGTGCTGATTTGctcctgaaaaatattaataagaaGCTCCAGGAACATGAAGGAAGTCTCGCCCGAAACCTCTGTCGCTCCTGGCTGGTGATTGAAGAATAAATGAgacacaattttttctttttttttttttttaaaaaggcctttgttttgtttagggtTAACAGCAGATCGGCATTTCCAAATCACTTCCAGACACACAGAAACCATGGCATGCAATACCCCACGGCTGcgagaggctggagctgggctctTGCGCAACCTGGTGCCCCAAGTCTTCCTAACGCCGAGATTCACATTTCAGGCTGGGGTCTGGGGCATGTCCACAGCCAGAGAGGGCTTGGGGGCAGCTACCCGGAGCTGGGACATCTTTCCCAAGTCAGCCCAATCGCCCGGGGGGtgtcagagggcagggacagtgagCCAGCACATCTCCTTGACTGCAAACGGGTCCCGCAGAGTTCATAACTCCCCGGTGCCAAGGGCAGGAAGGACCTTCGGACCACCGAGCCTGATGCTTGGCGCTGCAAATCCCTGCTGGATGGCAGCCAAGGGAGCGCAGCAGTGACCTGGTGTCAGGGGACGTGCTGCTCCGCCGCGGCTGCCGATGCCCAAGGCATCAGCGTAGCCAtgccagccccagcagctccagaggctgGTTTTAGCTGCAATCACCTGGCTGCTGGTGAACCCCTCATTCCACAACAGTCCctagaaaacacttttcatgCGAACGGTGCTTAAAATCAAGGAGCcatttctctccccccccccctcccccggcaTTGAAACTCCCACCAGAAAATTGCCGGGGGAAGAGGGATCGCCCCTGCCTTcatcccagggctgttcccGACCCCGGATGGGGAATGCTGGCCAAAACACACACACGGAATAAgtcatgagaaaaataaatgccgagtcctgagcatccctgtgctcctgcgTACAGCCTGGCAGGCAAAGCTGAACACTTCCCTGCACGGTGGGTGGTGGGAGGCAAGGGTAGGGCACGGAGCAGAAAAGGGgcttgcaaaataaataataattaaaaaaaaaaaaaaaaagacaaaaagaaagtcatacagaaaggcagagaggcaTCCAAAAggcatgaagaaagaaagaaagaaggagagaaagagaaggcagagaaaaaattaacaacCCTCCTCCTTGGAAGGAAGAGAACTAGGCAGCAGCGTCCCCACCGGTCCCGGCTCGGCCCTGCCCGGGTGGCTCTTCCTGCTGGTGCCTGGGGAcgccccccttcctcctcctcctcctcctccccctcatctcctccttctcctcctcctccccctcatctcctcctcctcctctccctctcctcctcctcctcctcctcccctcgcCCCGCTGATTGGTCCAGCCCGGCTATATTttgccccttccagcccagcatCATCCCAAaagttttttttggggggaaaagggggaaaaaaataaaaaaaaagagaggaaaaagaaaagaaaagaaaccaaaacaaacgCGGGCGATCCCGAGTCCCCCGAAGGCAGGCGAAGGAGGCGAGCGGCGGGCGGCTGCTCAGCGGTGCTGGACTCGGTGGAACGCGGCGGGACCCGATTCTCTCTCCGGCACCCGGTCGGGTCTGACACAAAGTGCTGTCCAGCTGGAATGAATATATCTGAGTCTAACTACTGCCGAGAGGAGATATCGCAACCCCGGGGCGACTGTTCATGGGTCACCGCCGCCGTGCCGGCCGCTGAGCCCGGGCTCGCCTTCCCGCGCCCCCCGGGAGCCGCCTCCCCCTCCAGCCGCACGCCCAGCCCCGAGCCCGGCTTCGCCttcggccccggccccggcggcgcggcccccggcgcggcccccAGCCGCACGCCCAGCCCCGAGCCGGGCTATGGATACAGCCCCCCGGCCGGCCGCCCCGAGGGCAAGGCCGCCGAGGATTCCCGCATCCGCCGGCCCATGAACGCCTTCATGGTCTGGGCGAAGGATGAGCGCAAGCGGCTGGCGCAGCAGAACCCCGACCTGCACAACGCCGTGCTCAGCAAGATGCTGGGTGAGCGGGAGGGGTGCGGGAGgaaggctgggggtgggggggattCGGGGATACTGAGCTGTGGATGCGGGATGCGAGAGCACAGGGCTAAGGGGATGCCGGAATGGAGCCAGGGATGCGGGGATGCTCGGttacagggatggggaggagagggtGTGGGCTGGGGATGTGGGGATGCAGGCTGGGGATGTGGGGATGCAGGCTGGGGATGTGGGCTGCAAGAGCACAGGGTTGCGGGATGCAGGCATCCAGAACTGGGGACATGGGAATGTGGGGCTGGGGATTCAGGCTGCAGGAGTAAAGGGCTACGGAATGGAGGTATCGAGCTGGAgacacagggatgtggggatACAGAGTTGGGAATACAGGAGTGCAGAGGTACAGGGTTGGGAATGTGATCTGCAAGAGTACAGGGCTATAAGATGCAGGAGTACAGAGCGAGGGATGttggggtgcagggctggggttgTGGGGATAGGTTGTTATGGTTCAGAGCGTCCAAGACAGTGGAATGAAGGAATACAGGGCTGGATATGAGAACTGCAGGGGTCCAGGGCAGTGGGATGAAGGAATACAGGGTGTAGAATATACATTGCAGGAATACAGGGAGTCAGGGTTGGGAGGGTAGGATGAAGCAGtacagggatttgggatgtgcACTGCGAGGATACAGGGCTGTGGGATGCAATCTGTGAGGATATGAGGCAGAAGGATGTAGGATAAAAGGACACGGGGCTCTGCTAGCCAGGCTGCAAGGATATGGGGGTCCAGGAGCTGCATAAAAAGGATGGGGTGCTTTAGGATACAGGAATAGGGTGCTGTGGAATATGAAGATGGGGAATTCAGGTCTGCAAGCTGCAGGATTAGAGAGCTGTGGGCTGTGAGCTTTAGAGATATGGGTTGAAGAGATACCAGCTGAAGGCTGCAAGAATGCAGGGCTACAGAGATGTGGGCTATGAGgatgcagggctgtgggatcaAGGGCTGTGGGATCaagagctgtgggatgtggtgTTAGAGAATGGGGGACTATGAGAATGTGGGATGTGAGGATACAGAGCTGCATGTAGGCAAGATGCGGGGAAATGAGGCTTCAGGATGCAGAgatgcagggctgtggggtttGCAGCTGTGGGGATGCAGGATATGGGAATACAGGCTGCAGGATGCGGGATACATGACTGTAGGATGCGGGATGTGGGAACACGGGAAGCAGGATATGGGTAGATGGAGCTGCAGGATGCGGGCCTACGGGAAGCAGGATATGGCCAGACGAAGCAGCAGGATGCAGAGACACGGGGCTGCAGGGTGTGGGGATGTGGGATTCAGGATATGGCgctgtggggtttggggatGGGTGATTTGGGCTGCAGAGGTGCGGGGCTGTggaggtgggatgcagggaaggaggcaCACCAGGGACTGGACTGTGCCATGGGGCAGTGGGAGGCAGAATCCCCAGTCCTGGCAAAGGGGTTCCCGTGGCCCCCTGGGTGTTGAACCCCTGTTCTCCCACAGCACTGaagtgctgggcacagctgctggACATGGGAATAGCCTGGCTTGGGCTCCCATTCCCCAGCTCTTtttgtgccagtgctgggaCCACACTCACGTGCCAAGCCATCTGAGGAAGCCCTTTCCACCCAAGAATTGCCTCtccccaggtgtccctgtgccctggccTGTGCTGGGTGGCTGAGCCATTGTCACAGAGCTTCTCTTTCCACTTCCAGGCCAGTCATGGAAAGCGCTGAGCGCCAGCGACAAGCGTCCCTTCGTGGAAGAGGCAGAGCGACTGCGAATCCAGCATCTCCAGGATCACCCCAACTACAAGTACCGCCCAAGGAGAAAGAAGCAAGCCAAGAAAATCAAGAGGATGGAACCCAATATCCTCCTGCATAACCTTTCCCAGCCTTGCAGTGACAACTTCAGCATGAGTCACCACGGCGGCAGCCAGCCGGGccacccccagcctcccccaCTTAACCACTTCAGAGAACTCCACTCCATGGGGTCGGATATTGAAAACTATGGCTTGCCAACTCCTGAGATGTCTCCCTTGGATGTCTTGGAACAGACCGAGCCGGCGTTTTTCCCTCCGCACATGCAGGATGACTGCAACATGATGCCCTTTCGCGGctaccaccaccatcaccagaTGGAGTTTCCCCAGGAGAAGTGCATGGGGCGGGACGTGGCCGTGCCCTATGCGCAGACCCCCTCACACTTGGCCGACGCCATGAggactccccatccctccagcaTATACTACAACCAGATGTGCTCGGGAACTCAGAACGGGCTTTCCGCCCACCTGGGCCAGCTCTCGCCCCCACCTGAAGCCCATCACATGGAGAGCGTGGATCACTTGAACCAAACCGAGCTCTGGACAGACGTTGACCGCAACGAGTTTGACCAGTATTTGAACATGAGCAGGACTCGTCCCGAAGCCTCGGGACTCCCTTACCATGTCTCCCTGTCCAAAGTGACTCCTAGAAGTATCTCCTGCGAGGAGAGCAGTTTGATATCCGCCCTGTCCGATGCCAGCAGTGCTGTTTACTATAGCCCCTGCATCACCGGTTAGGTTGGTCCCACGGCACGATGCACACACCAGGAGAGCCCCGACTCTCCTCTAAAAGCAAAAAGCCATCCTCCTTTAACCACGAGCTCCATCATATTTAGAGTATCTCATTAAATGCATCGctttcttgtttgttcttttttatttttattttttttttatttttttagagacAGATCATGCTGAACTCACTGATATACCGTATAACTATATAACACAGATAGACGCCTTTCCCCGCCGCGCTCCCTACTCCAGCCCTCGGCAGGGCACAGCTCTAACTCCCACCAGCTCCAAGGGGCATTTTAAAGCCAATTCCAGTAAATCCTGCCTGAAACAACCACACCAGGACGAGCCGAAGTGACCTACCCCCAGTATTTAACCCAAGGGCAGGCGAATTTGTAGGGGGGTAAACTTTTAGGAAGACTTTGCCGGGGCTGTTAAAGAGTCGGTGCCCATTAGGGGTGGGCTTTAGGACAGTTTTTACTGTATTCTcagcaatatattttaattgggcaacaaaactatatttttactaagcatttttatatataaaatggtatttaatgtcttttggggttttttttattagactttttaaaaagaaaacaagggatATCCATGAGATCTAAAGCATTTATGTAGCAAagctggatttaaaaaaataacaaaaaaaaaaaaaaccaaaaccaaaaaaacaggaggaggagaaaaaaaggagatattttgtgaaaagggaatgaaaatgtaaatattgtgGAACAATTGACTGGAATtttgtacaaaagaaaaatatgactgCAAACACTTTTATTGTCTAGAACTGTATGGAGAGCAAACTGTTTTATACTGGTTAATTATTAAAACATCTTCATATAATTGTTCCCATCTTGTGTGCTTGTTGTGTGAACACATATTTTCCGCAAATACATGTTGTCCCAACCATTTCCAGATTTTTGTATCCGTTGATTAATGTTTTGACAACCTGGCAAATGTATTAATTTCCAAgctgccgcccgcccgccccgtcAGCCGCCTCAGGCTCCACGAGTGCAGCTCGACTcagctcggctcggctcggctcggcatGGGATGGTGGCCCAGGATGGGATGCTGGCGGCCACCCCAGGGCACCTCACTGTGTCGCCTGGAGATGCTCTCcgaaggaaaagcagctgttctCAGATTTAAGCATAATAAAACATGTGATACCCTCCTCCAAAACGAGCCTTGGTGTGGTCATTGTTTTGGCAAGCTGGCAGCGCGTCGCTGCATGGTCCCCACGGCTCACCCTGTTTCCCCATGAAACCCCCAAAAATTAGAGCCAGGCTGCTCTGATGCCTTTGCTCCAATCCTTGGAGATGGAAGAAAACCCCATGTGCCTGAGTCTTTCCACCTCCTGGCCTTCACTGGCTGCTTCCCGGCTCCAGCAGTGGCAGGTCTTGCCGAGCAGTCACCGTGCCCGGCCGGATCCCgcttggagctgctggtgctttgCTGGAGCTTCATCCCCCTCCTGTGAATCACTTTGtgatttacagtatttttttgtgttccaTTTGAAAAGGAGGAACAACAATCTGTTGCTTAAAACCCGGTGGCATCCGTTCCTTGAGCACCGAGTGATTTAAACCAGGCTGATATCGCCAAAAAaggctatttaaaaaaaaaaatttttttcaaaaaattgaATAGAAGAagagtttttttgttgttgatgttgGCAAAGAATTGCCTTTTAGGGGAAATGGATATTTAACAAATGACATTAATTTTCAAGCTTCTCCTAAATTAAATTCACATTAGTGTTAACAGGACTCAATCCtgactcacttttttttttttttttgttgttgtcgaATGTGAAGCGCTAATAAACGGGACCACTCCGGGGGCTGGCGACGCGTTCCCATGGAACGCCACAAAGGCGCTTCATTGTCTTTCCATATACAGTATGTAAAAAAGGGGGAATACATGGAAAAATGACCTCACTACCTACACGGGAGGGCTGGCGGGCGCCCGGCGGGTGCCAGAACCCGCGCTgcagcaaacaaacacaacacCAAATGAGAAGCATCCTGTGCCGCCGCCGATGACTATGAAAGGAAGCAGCCGGCTATGGGCTCCATCCCGCTCCGCTCCCTGAAGCagcctgggaggaaggaggtgagggaaggggcgggaggggggggaagaagaaagccCTGAGTTATTTTCCAGCCCACAGCTTCCAGGTACCTTCCAGGCGAGGATGCGGTCACTTCCTGCAGTTCAAAGCAGCGATGAGCAGGCTGGTCCTGGCCCAGCTGCCCGTCGCATCATGGAGGAAACATTAAGtcatttttctgcagcagaaattccCTTCTTTCCCCATGGCTCAGCTTGCCTTGGATCTCAGAGAATGGTTATGAAACCCGTTGGGGGATTTTTTGGCTGAAGTGCAATTTGGGTGCAGCGTGCCCTGGTTTAAGTGCTCAGATGGGCACAGACAGGAGCTTCCCAAAGTACCTGCACTGCAAAACTGTTGAAAATGGTTTTTGAACTGAAGAAGGGTCAATTGAGATTAGATATAAGAAGCCTCTTTTTAgaatgagggtggtgaggccctggcacgaGTTGCCTAAagatgctgtggctgccccatcgctggaagtgttcaaggccaggttggatgggcttggagcaacttggtctagtgaaaggtgtccctgcccatggcagaggggtggaccaagatgatctttaaggttcctttcaccctaaaccattctgtgatgcaTGCTCAAGGTTGCTGTCATGGGTTTACAGCAGGTACCAGACTGAAAGCTGTGATGGGTGGTCGTTCCCATCTATAAATGCACCAAGGATTCACCATGCTGAAACCCCAGCTGCTGCAAAAACCCCATCTCGCTGGCCAGCCCTACCCCAAGTCACAGGGAAacaagagagaagggaaaggaaagaggaaacaaagcagagcagggTTTGGGTCAGATACAAGCAGGCAGAAGGACCCACACCAGACTCTGGGGGAATGGCACCTCCTGCCATCATTTGGTGTTCCACACAACCTTTTTCACCTAAACTCACTGTTTTGGCATCAAGTTTATCAAGCAGTGTCCCAAGTCAGCTCGGTTTGGGGCTGGTACAGACCCAACAGTGGTTTGGGCAGGCGCTTTCTTACAGTGTCAATGCTGCAGCATCACGGTTTAGCCACAGCCAGGacagtatttttccctttccaaatcCAGGGTTTGGTGAGGCTGGTCAGCACGGGGGCTGATCTGACTCCATCAGGAAGGCAGAGAGCTCAGCAGACTCTGGGAAGGGTGCTGGGTCCTTGGGAAGGGTGCTTCAAGGGCTTTAACCATACCActaattttatatattctttttatattttcatttattggttatatattttatatatattagtTCTATGTTTATATATTGGttttatacattatatattat is part of the Chiroxiphia lanceolata isolate bChiLan1 chromosome 17, bChiLan1.pri, whole genome shotgun sequence genome and encodes:
- the SOX18 gene encoding transcription factor SOX-18, which gives rise to MNISESNYCREEISQPRGDCSWVTAAVPAAEPGLAFPRPPGAASPSSRTPSPEPGFAFGPGPGGAAPGAAPSRTPSPEPGYGYSPPAGRPEGKAAEDSRIRRPMNAFMVWAKDERKRLAQQNPDLHNAVLSKMLGQSWKALSASDKRPFVEEAERLRIQHLQDHPNYKYRPRRKKQAKKIKRMEPNILLHNLSQPCSDNFSMSHHGGSQPGHPQPPPLNHFRELHSMGSDIENYGLPTPEMSPLDVLEQTEPAFFPPHMQDDCNMMPFRGYHHHHQMEFPQEKCMGRDVAVPYAQTPSHLADAMRTPHPSSIYYNQMCSGTQNGLSAHLGQLSPPPEAHHMESVDHLNQTELWTDVDRNEFDQYLNMSRTRPEASGLPYHVSLSKVTPRSISCEESSLISALSDASSAVYYSPCITG